The Dermacentor silvarum isolate Dsil-2018 chromosome 11, BIME_Dsil_1.4, whole genome shotgun sequence region CAACGGCGGAGGGACCACGCGATTCCGATGAATCTGGTAGGCCGTCCCCGCCGAATGACCTGTGCGCTCAGCGTCTCCGACGACTTACGTGCGAAAGACATTACGACTGCGAAGAGTGTCAAAGGTTTTGTCGTCAAAGGGCGCACCTGGCCCGGCATCGCCGCAGGTACACATCCGAACGTCTGTTTGAGTGCTCGGAGTGTGGATCTCACTTCGTCCGGAGAGGAAACTTAGACAGGCATCTCACGATTGATCACCACAGATGCCGTGTGTGCCCGGCTACGTTTGCGGACATTTATGGACTGGCGGCCCATGTAATTTGGCACTCGCTTGATCTCATGTGACAGTGTGGCAGGTGCGACTGATCGACCTCCTTCGCAAGCAGGTTTGGCGGCACTTGCACAGGGCTGGATATTCGCGAGTCCAAAGTGTGTCTGGTGGAAATTGTACACGTCAAAGAATATCAAATTCCTATCGGAAAAGGAGTGAAATTACACTGCAGAGCAGTGTCTGCCGAATGGCTTTATGTCGCCCGGGCCAACTTTCGGATATAGTGCATGAACTCATCGCTGCTGCCTGACGTTCCAAATGACTTGAATTTGTTAATGAATGAGGTGACAAGGAGCTGTTATTACGACACCTTGCCTCGTGCATCCCATTCTAAGCAT contains the following coding sequences:
- the LOC119433571 gene encoding zinc finger protein 586-like isoform X2 — translated: MADEKTTDPPPPANTTKDDAEPSTSDAGTEEPSNILQDNFSETDSVETPSPPRASQDSTVVAEAAAAVPIQKGDQTSEDQENRRVSDNCSKVNGHPPDMERASGAPTAEGPRDSDESGRPSPPNDLCAQRLRRLTCERHYDCEECQRFCRQRAHLARHRRRYTSERLFECSECGSHFVRRGNLDRHLTIDHHRCRVCPATFADIYGLAAHVIWHSLDLM